The Actinopolymorpha sp. NPDC004070 region CCCACCCCGGCCAACCCATCCTCACCACCCACCCCACCCCCCACCCCCACGACACCATCCCCCCCAACACCACCGTCTGGTACCACCACGACGCGGACACCGAGGCGATCTGAGGGAGCCCGCCATGACCCACAACCAACAAGCGGTCGAACTCTCCCAGGCCGAGTGCCTGCACCTGCTGAACGAGACGTTCGTGGGGAGAGTCGTCCACACCGACAACGCCCTGCCGGAGGTCGAGCCGGTGGCGTACGTGATGGTGGGTACGGCCGCCCTGGTCAGGACGGCTCCCGGTTCGTCGCTGGCGAAGACGCTCGACCAGACGATCGTGGCGTTCCAGGTCGACAGCGTGAGCCCGGACCTGTGCGCCGGATGGACCGTGACCGGCGTGGGTTCGGCGGACCTGGTGGCAGACCCGCGCCCGTACCTCACCGGACGCGCGCTGCCCCCGGCGTGGGAGCACGGTGACGAGACGTCGGCGTTCGTCCGGATCCGACTGCAGCTGGTCCACGGACGCCGT contains the following coding sequences:
- a CDS encoding pyridoxamine 5'-phosphate oxidase family protein produces the protein MTHNQQAVELSQAECLHLLNETFVGRVVHTDNALPEVEPVAYVMVGTAALVRTAPGSSLAKTLDQTIVAFQVDSVSPDLCAGWTVTGVGSADLVADPRPYLTGRALPPAWEHGDETSAFVRIRLQLVHGRRLTTRPGTLPAGADGVDSAPAGWLWTELD